The DNA segment CAGCTCCAGCCACCAAGCGAAGGTTGGATTTCTTCGAGCGTTACCTCACGCTCTGGGTTTTTCTGTGCATGGTCGCGGGCGTGGCGCTGGGCAAACTCGCACCCGCGCTGACTGCCTGCCTGAGCAAACTGGAGTTCGGCAAAGGCTCGCAGGTCAACGTGCCCATTGCCGTGCTCATCTGGCTGATGATCTACCCGATGATGCTCAAGGTGGACTTCACGGCGTTGGGCGGCATCGCGCGCAAACCACGCGGGTTGGGTGTCACGCTCGTCGTGAACTGGCTCATCAAACCGTTTAGCATGGCGCTGCTGGCGTGGCTCTTCATGCAACACATCTTCAGCGCGTGGATTTCGCCGGAGCTGGCCAAGGAATACACCGCCGGCCTCATCATCCTCGCCGCTGCGCCTTGCACGGCGATGGTGTTCGTGTGGAGCTACCTCACCGACGGCGACCCGGTTTACACACTGGTGCAAGTGGCCGTAAACGACCTCATCATGCTCGTGGCCTTTGCTCCCATCGTGATGTTCTTGTGCGGTGTGGCGAATGTCGTCGTGCCGTCCAAAGTGCTCATTACGTCGGTGGTGGTGTTCATCGTGATCCCGCTGGCGGC comes from the Verrucomicrobiota bacterium genome and includes:
- the arsB gene encoding ACR3 family arsenite efflux transporter; the protein is MNRSTAPATKRRLDFFERYLTLWVFLCMVAGVALGKLAPALTACLSKLEFGKGSQVNVPIAVLIWLMIYPMMLKVDFTALGGIARKPRGLGVTLVVNWLIKPFSMALLAWLFMQHIFSAWISPELAKEYTAGLIILAAAPCTAMVFVWSYLTDGDPVYTLVQVAVNDLIMLVAFAPIVMFLCGVANVVVPSKVLITSVVVFIVIPLAAGWLTRTLLLKSHGKEWFEQKFLPKFHPVTIFALLLTLVLIFAFQAENLTTKWFAVLLLAIPIVIQVYFNSTLAYLLMRWLRVPHNVASPGALIGASNFFELAVAVAITLFGPGSGAALATVVGVLVEVPVMLSVCRICNQSRGWYEARLSLAQ